TGATTTTTCGATCTGGAAAAATAGTTTGCACCGGCGCAAAAAGCATCGATGATGTTGAAAAAAGTTTACAAATAGTCTTTGGGAAGATGAGGGAGCTTGGTATTAACGTCATTGGAAAACCTCAGATCATAGTCCAGAACATCGTCGCATCTGCCGATTTGGGATCAGAGCTTAACTTGAATGCGATAGCTATCGGATTGGGCCTGGAGAACATCGAGTATGAGCCAGAGCAATTTCCCGGCTTGGTATATAGGCTATCAGAGCCCAAGGCGGTCGTATTGCTATTCGGGTCTGGCAAGTTGGTCATTACAGGTGGAAAGAAAACAGAAGATGTCGAGGATGCGGTGAACAAGGTCTCCAAAGAGCTGATGGGGCTTGGTTTGCTATGAACAGAGCAAACTTCTTATGTTTTTGATTCATATGATTTAGCATGCCAGTTTCAAAATGGGAGGAATTTTTCAAGAAATATTACAAGCAGCAAATCCTTCAATTGGCAAATTCCTACCCGGATAAGCGCAGCTTGGTTGTCGAGTTCCCTGATATCGAGAAGTATGATGTTGATTTGGCGGACTCTTTTTTAGAGAGGCCCCATGATGTATTGCAAGCTGCCGAAGAAGCCTTGAAGATCATCGATCTCCCAATCGATGTATCGCTCGATAGGGTACATGTAAGGGTAATCAAGGTTCCTGAAAGGATATATATCCGTGATCTGAGGAGCGATCATATTTTAAAATTGATTGCTATAGAGGGCATAGTGCGCAAAGCCACCGCTGTGCGCCCTAAGATCACCGAAGCCATATTTCAATGCGTGTTATGTGACGGTACCACTCCTGTCCTACAACGTGAAGCTAAATTTATGGAGCCTTATGAGTGTAATGATTGCAAGAGAAAGGGTCCTTTTAAACTCGTATTTAGCGAATCGTCTTTTATAGACGCACAGAAACTGCAAATTCAGGAATCTCCGGAGGATCTGAGGGGAGGGGAACAACCCCAGACCTTGGATGTGAACGTAGAGGATGACCTGACTGGGCAAGTGGTTCCCGGGGACAGGGTGGTAGTGACGGGCATTCTTCACTCATACCAGCGAACCACTCCGGCAGGAAAGAGCACTTTTTTTGACGTCTATTTGGAGTGCATTTCCATTGAGATTCAAGAACAAGAGTTTGAAGCTCTGGAAATTTCCAAAGAGGATGAAAAAGCCATTCTTGAGCTTTCAGAAAGTCCGAACATTTATGAAATCATGGTCCATTCCATAGCGCCCTCCATATTTGGCTATGAGGAGATCAAGGAAGCGATGGCGCTTCAGTTATTTTCTGGCATACCAAAATCATTGCCAGATGGCACCAGGGTAAGAGGAGACGTTCATTTGCTACTCGTAGGAGATCCAGGCACAGCCAAATCGCAGTTGCTCAGATATGTTGCCAAGCTAGCGCCAAGGGGTGTTTATACCAGTGGAAAAGGTACGAGCGCCGCTGGTCTAACAGCTGCTGCAGTAAAAGATGAATTCGGAGAAGGCAGGTGGACCCTTGAAGCAGGTGCACTTGTGCTGGCGGACAAGGGAATTGTCGCCGTCGACGAAATAGATAAGATGCGGTCAGAAGACCGCAGTGCTTTGCATGAGGCAATGGAACAGCAAACGATCAGCATAGCCAAAGCCGGCGTTGTGGCATCCTTGCGATCAAGGTGCGCTTTGCTCGGTGCTGCAAACCCGAAATATGGCAGATTTGATAAATATGAGCCAATAGCAAACCAGATCAATATGCCTCCTGCGCTTTTATCCAGGTTCGATCTGATTTTTCCGATCATGGACGAGCCCAACGTAGAATTGGATGCTAAAATTGCGGATCATATCCTGACAGCACATTACGCCGGAGAGCTATCAGCGCATGCCAAGTACTTTACCTCTGGAAAAGTAACGAAGGAAGAAGTAGAATCCGCTATGAAGACGGTTCGACCGGCGACCGAACCGGAGCTGTTGCGCAAATACATCGCCTATGCTAAACGCATCTATCCGATAATGAGCGATGGGGCCAGGAGGAGATTGAGAGATT
The genomic region above belongs to Methanocellales archaeon and contains:
- a CDS encoding TATA-box-binding protein produces the protein MAKSIKIENVVASTAIGSEIDLSEVAHMLEGADYDPEQFPGLVYRTKNPKAAALIFRSGKIVCTGAKSIDDVEKSLQIVFGKMRELGINVIGKPQIIVQNIVASADLGSELNLNAIAIGLGLENIEYEPEQFPGLVYRLSEPKAVVLLFGSGKLVITGGKKTEDVEDAVNKVSKELMGLGLL
- a CDS encoding minichromosome maintenance protein MCM produces the protein MPVSKWEEFFKKYYKQQILQLANSYPDKRSLVVEFPDIEKYDVDLADSFLERPHDVLQAAEEALKIIDLPIDVSLDRVHVRVIKVPERIYIRDLRSDHILKLIAIEGIVRKATAVRPKITEAIFQCVLCDGTTPVLQREAKFMEPYECNDCKRKGPFKLVFSESSFIDAQKLQIQESPEDLRGGEQPQTLDVNVEDDLTGQVVPGDRVVVTGILHSYQRTTPAGKSTFFDVYLECISIEIQEQEFEALEISKEDEKAILELSESPNIYEIMVHSIAPSIFGYEEIKEAMALQLFSGIPKSLPDGTRVRGDVHLLLVGDPGTAKSQLLRYVAKLAPRGVYTSGKGTSAAGLTAAAVKDEFGEGRWTLEAGALVLADKGIVAVDEIDKMRSEDRSALHEAMEQQTISIAKAGVVASLRSRCALLGAANPKYGRFDKYEPIANQINMPPALLSRFDLIFPIMDEPNVELDAKIADHILTAHYAGELSAHAKYFTSGKVTKEEVESAMKTVRPATEPELLRKYIAYAKRIYPIMSDGARRRLRDFYLGTRKQGDDGAPVPVTARSLEALVRLAEASARMRLSDQILEEDADRVIRITESCLRQVGIDRETGLFDVDVIAVGITKSQRDKIKLLKDIIRELEREHGGASPKEEVYDKAEEKGIERSKAEELLAKLKQQGDVYEPKLGFIRIARE